The genomic window AGGCATATACAGGGGCATGAATAATGAAACTTGAAGTCTAGGCCCTCATTCTATGCCTCCAACCCTTCAAAGATTGCCCACTTTGTCCTCCAAACccgccaccaccacccccaccacccccagGTTGTGCCCCACCTGAGGCAACTCGCTTACTCGGGCGTATTGATCCAGATGATGTCCAGGTGACAATAGTACACGCACTCTTTGTCCTTGTAAGTATAGCAAGTGCAACGCTTTTGTCTCTTGCGTGCCGGGCTCCCCATTGATGCCTGCCTGGACTCTCTGGGCCAGCCCGAGCCCTGGTCCTGCCCGGCTCCAGTCAGGCTCAGTTCCGTGACCGTCGCGACAgcttcattctcttccccatcGCTCTCCCGGGCTGCGGGAACCATGGGGCCCCCGCCCCCTCCAGCTGCCGCTGGTTCCAGGCGAGGCACTGTCGGAGGCAAGAACCCTGCAGGACAGAGAGAAAGCTGCAGAGAGGCtctcagaaaccttttactaccTACTGAGGGGAATGCCACCTACGACCGGTCTGTCCCAGGAACATCTTCGTCCCAGTCCCAGGGATTCCACCTTGTGCCCTGCACTCTCTCAAGTCTCTTCTATCTCACAACCCCTGgggacctctctctctctctctctctctctctctctctctctctctctctctctctctctctctctctctctctctctctctctctctctctctctccctcttcatcctcctccttctcccccaaacCCATCCCAAACTaagcccttctctctctcccctcaccttATCCTCCTAGGGTTTCCTACCCTatgccttcctctttctcccatcaCCCTCTCCCCCTCCTAGGGGTCTCACTTCACCCCCTACTCCTGGAAGTGCTCTGCTCCCACCTGTCTGACTGGGAACAAGCCCACCCCAGTCCTCAAGGACCCTGGCCCAGCGTGGGGACAACTCCCAGAACCTGGCCAATTTgccctctgggcctcagatttttGACAAGTTTCCCAGGTTTGGCCGCACGGGGGAGGGGTTCTCTTCAGGAGATCTCAGGGAGCAGTCTGCCTCCCGGCTTCAGAGTAGGTGGGAAAGCAGTTTTGTATGTATCCCCTCTCTCTTTcgatcttcccctcccacccaAAGGAAAGTTTTCGTAGGATTGCACTAGACTAGTAGACTGAAACCCACCAAAATCGTTTTCCGCGCCACTTGGGGAACTGAAAAGAATTGTCATCACCGGGTCCGCTCTCCCAGCCCCCCTGCGGCCAGGTCCCATTCCCAGCAATGAACCCGGGCTACCTGAGGAGATTGGGGGGTTGGGGGTTGCTATCCCTGTGTATgcatgggaggaagggaaggagaaaaggagagcaagCTGCCCTAAGTCCAGTTACCTGCGGTGGAGGTCACTGTAAGTCCAAAGAGGAACCACAACCCGAGCTCCATGAACCCAAATCAGACGATGGGCACAAAGTCAGAGGAAGTTAGGAAAATGTCCCGTACTGAAGGAATTTGCCCCTCGCAGGAGGCTGCGGAGCTCCCAGGGGCTCCGCTGCACACCAATGCCCTTGGGATCCAGATGTGATTAAAGCCGGTCCGAAGAAGACGGATAAGTGCAGACTCTCTAAGTTCAGAATCAACCCAGGAGGGCGCTGAAGTCTTCATATGAAACCTTCAGAAGGAGTTGTTCATTTCTTCGCCGCTCTGCaaatattccttttcttccctctctccccacccccctctctcggtccctccctaccccccctcccccacaaacacacaccctCTCCACCGTCACCTCCCCCGCCCGAAAGGATGGGTTGAAGCCTCAGTCAGAGTCTTAAAGTTGGGGGCACCCGCTGCAGCCTCCCAGCTTGCCGGGACAGCTGCCTCGGGGACTCGGCGGGCTTGCACGGACGAGGGCAACAGAGTTGGGAGAGTGGGAGGGCGAACACTGGTAACTGGAGGCCTGGTGCTTCTCCTGCACAGTGAGCCTGGGAAAGGGGGCGGGGGCTCCGGGGGGTCTGAGCAGAGACAGCTGCcggaaggacacacacacacacacacacacacacacacacacacacac from Notamacropus eugenii isolate mMacEug1 chromosome 1, mMacEug1.pri_v2, whole genome shotgun sequence includes these protein-coding regions:
- the EDN3 gene encoding endothelin-3 isoform X2; its protein translation is MELGLWFLFGLTVTSTAGFLPPTVPRLEPAAAGGGGGPMVPAARESDGEENEAVATVTELSLTGAGQDQGSGWPRESRQASMGSPARKRQKRCTCYTYKDKECVYYCHLDIIWINTPERTVPYGLSNYRGSSRGKRSVDPVRRSSPSFKGPQNRCICTKQDDDACIHFCTRTEDNRSNSRTVEKHQDIDMEQPPEKWP